One genomic region from Terriglobia bacterium encodes:
- a CDS encoding amidohydrolase family protein — MKFWKLKLNLAALAFAALAVVLLSAACQNQAPQKEGNTASVPAGDLAGFAAVEPIDTHVHVYKDDPMFVDMVKRLNLRMVNICVIDDRDPFFKSLEPQRSDELKVRSATGGRAAFCTTFSPYEFEQPGFKQKTIEQLNGDFANGAVAVKIYKVMGMEMKNKAGKYVMPDDPAFEPVYRDIAAHNRTVIAHIAEPDSCWKPPDPASPDYSYYKEHPQEYAYAHPDWPSKASILAARDHLLAENPKLRVVGAHLGSMETDVDQIAQRFDRYPNFAVDTAARVEYLMMQPREKVTAFLMKYQDRVIYGTDLGLDANGDAAAAVKEWQQQYLRDWKYFATDEWVEYHGKKYQGLKLPPPVVRKIFHDNAVRWFPGIV, encoded by the coding sequence ATGAAATTCTGGAAACTGAAGTTGAATTTGGCGGCACTCGCTTTCGCTGCGCTGGCCGTAGTGCTGCTGAGTGCCGCCTGCCAGAACCAGGCTCCGCAGAAGGAAGGCAACACCGCAAGCGTGCCGGCCGGCGATCTGGCGGGCTTTGCCGCCGTCGAGCCCATCGACACGCACGTACACGTCTACAAAGACGATCCGATGTTTGTGGACATGGTGAAGCGCCTGAACCTGCGAATGGTGAACATTTGCGTGATTGACGACCGCGATCCTTTCTTCAAAAGTCTTGAACCGCAGCGCAGCGACGAACTGAAAGTGCGCAGCGCCACCGGCGGCCGCGCCGCCTTCTGCACCACCTTCAGCCCTTACGAATTTGAGCAGCCAGGCTTCAAGCAGAAGACCATCGAGCAGTTGAACGGCGACTTTGCCAACGGCGCGGTGGCCGTGAAGATTTACAAAGTGATGGGCATGGAGATGAAAAACAAGGCGGGGAAATACGTGATGCCCGACGATCCGGCCTTTGAGCCTGTCTATCGGGACATCGCCGCGCACAACCGCACTGTGATCGCCCACATTGCCGAGCCTGACTCCTGCTGGAAGCCGCCCGATCCCGCGAGCCCCGACTACAGCTATTACAAGGAGCATCCGCAGGAGTATGCCTACGCGCATCCCGACTGGCCGTCGAAGGCCTCAATCCTGGCGGCGCGCGACCATTTGCTGGCGGAAAATCCGAAGCTGCGCGTGGTGGGCGCGCACCTGGGCAGCATGGAGACCGACGTTGACCAGATCGCCCAGCGCTTTGACCGCTATCCCAATTTTGCCGTGGACACGGCGGCGCGCGTGGAGTACCTGATGATGCAGCCGCGCGAGAAAGTGACTGCCTTCCTGATGAAGTATCAGGACCGGGTGATTTATGGCACTGACCTCGGACTGGATGCCAACGGCGACGCGGCGGCGGCCGTCAAGGAGTGGCAGCAGCAGTACCTGCGCGACTGGAAATACTTTGCCACCGACGAGTGGGTGGAATATCACGGGAAGAAATACCAGGGGTTGAAACTGCCCCCGCCGGTGGTGCGCAAGATTTTCCACGACAACGCCGTGCGCTGGTTCCCGGGAATCGTGTAG
- a CDS encoding DNA-3-methyladenine glycosylase I has protein sequence MVRTIKRCPWAGDDPLYIAYHDQEWGVPSHDDWRLFEMLVLEGAQAGLSWITILRKRENYRRAFADWNAEKIARFDEKDFARLMADDGIVRNRLKIRAAIGNARVFLKVREEFGSFDRYIWRFVDGSPIRRRRRTMFDVPAHTAESDAMSLDLKKRGFNFVGTTICYSFMQAVGMVNDHLESCFRARQ, from the coding sequence ATGGTTCGAACGATAAAGCGCTGCCCGTGGGCCGGGGACGACCCGCTTTACATCGCCTATCATGACCAGGAATGGGGCGTGCCCTCGCACGATGATTGGCGCCTTTTTGAAATGCTCGTGCTGGAAGGCGCGCAGGCTGGACTAAGCTGGATCACCATTCTGCGCAAGCGGGAAAACTACCGGCGCGCGTTTGCCGATTGGAACGCGGAAAAGATCGCGCGCTTTGACGAGAAAGATTTTGCCCGGTTGATGGCCGACGATGGCATTGTGCGCAACCGGCTGAAAATCCGCGCCGCCATTGGGAACGCAAGGGTCTTTCTCAAGGTGCGCGAAGAGTTCGGAAGCTTCGATCGTTATATCTGGCGATTTGTGGACGGCTCGCCCATTCGCAGGCGCCGCCGGACCATGTTCGACGTCCCCGCCCACACCGCCGAATCCGACGCCATGAGTCTTGACCTGAAAAAGCGCGGATTCAACTTTGTCGGGACCACAATCTGTTACTCCTTCATGCAGGCCGTCGGAATGGTGAACGACCACCTCGAATCCTGCTTCCGCGCGCGCCAGTGA